From the genome of Brienomyrus brachyistius isolate T26 unplaced genomic scaffold, BBRACH_0.4 scaffold71, whole genome shotgun sequence:
CAATAAGAAAATACACAATAGATGCATGACACAGCTGAGGACCTCTGCAGAGACACACAACAGCGGCTGCTGCAAGTCTTTGGCTGGTTTTCAAAATGCTTTTCATCATTTCCTCTTTTTATTTGCAGTTGTCGTTAACACCCACACAAAACAAATGTAAAAATCAAAACGATATATCATACTTTTCAAATCGTGTAACACttcatagacaataaaaataacttctttttacaaaaaattataaatattctGTTCTCATTTTTTCCGTCAATGTTTATACAAAACAGAACTATACAAATCAAGTTTTGCATGAGATTGATTCgatataaacaaaatattaaaaaataaaattaaaaagttaAACGACAGCAGGTCTGCGATGAGACAGGCGAAGTCATCTGGTAAGGCCTCGCTTGGATATACATACTGAACAAAGCAGCAAAACACAACGAAACCAAAATGAAATTCATGAAGGAGTTCACACATGTTTTCTCCTAAGGCAACAAGCCCATTCGCAACTCAGGGCTTTgggttttttaattattattctttTAGCTCTTCATTGTAGAGTGCAGTCAACAATATAGGTCTCTCGTCCCTTATTTTGGCTGGATTGAGAAAGGCATATGTAGTTTACCAAATGAAAACATACAACCGTCAAATCGGGAACACAGACAAGGTGATGAGCAGAATGATGTGTAGGAtacacatataaacacatacacataaaCAGGTATGAAACTACCTATAATCCACTGTCTAATTCAGTCATAAATGGTCATTCTAATCTATCCCATTGTAAAGTCACGTGCAATGGCATGTTTCCATAGAGACACGCTCTGTCCAGGTGGACATCATCAGCACTGACACCACAGAGCCCTCTTTGTGAAAAATTACTGATGCATTTTGACACCCCCCCTACCTACCCTTCCAGCCCTGTCAGTACTTACAGTatatataccccccccccccaaagagcaTTTATTTGTACCAGACAACTTCAACCTTTTGTCTTTGAAGAATACATGCTCAGCTCACATGAAGCCCAAAAGGGTAACGTCGCAGATCAAAGTGCGTAAACAGCAGAAAGCCACTATTTGCTGTTCATTCGAGGAGATCACCTCACACTCAGTATCTGTGAACAAGGGCACCGTGTAAACGACCCAGTGCTTTCCTACCTCTGACACGCGAGAAGGAGAGAGGTGGCTCGAGATGACACCCCTCCCCAGCTCCACAGCACCAAAAAGGCAAGTACCAGGAAGGGTCGATTCTGCTGAAAGGCAGTGCTTGTAAGAGCTTTTTAAGTAATAAAATCAAAACCTCAAATTCGGTCAAATGCATCCCACGATAAAAGCATTACTTCATATTATTTTCTTTAACGTGTCATCAGACTGTAAACCTATTGTAGAATTAGATAAACCAAAACTGTCCATCAGTTTGTTCATGTCTCAGGGGTGCCCCCTAGAGGAAAGTCCAAAGACCTGAACCTTCTGAGCATTTAGTGAACTGTATTCGTTCAACAGTCCCGCAACACCGTGGCCAGTGTCTGACAGGAATTCACAACAAGGCCGCCACTGTAGTGATAAATTACACAAAATATCCATCGCTCAAAGCCTGAATgacaaaggcaaaaaaaaactaaaaaaaaaatagtgatTGCACACGTTTCCATAAACAGGAGGATCCGTTTCGAGGCATTTTGATTGTATAGACAACCAAACGCTGAAAAGTAAAGGATCACTCAAAATGAAGGAGATAAACCCCAAGGACTATACATTAACAACAATGTGGAATATCACACCTCAATCTGAGAGCTGCATTACCCCAGTACGAAGCACTCCTCTGAGAGCGGGGGTCACATACCTGTAAGGTACAAAAGAAAACGTAACGAGcgcatgctgaaataaaaaggaCTAACTAACGGCATAAAAACCTGCtacttaaaaatacatttaaaccaGAATTCTCATAGGTGTGGCTCACTTCAGGTTTAGGGTTATATCACGGAGACGGGACTAGACAGACGCACATAAGGACAGACACAGAGAAGTAGAGTGACATCATCACTGAGCGCCAGCTGAGGGGCGGGGTTTTCCGCCAGCATCTCACACTGACATGCAAATGAGCGTGCATAAACCACTCGCGCACCAAGACGAGATGCGGGAAGCGACCGACTGGACGCCGCGCGCGACGCAGACGGCCCTGCCGCCCCAAGGCTGCGGCCAGGGTGAAGGCGAGACCGCGGTGACGGGGCTGACGGGCCGTTAGGCCCCACCCCCTTCTGTCCCAGTCCCTCGCCACCTGTCAGTCAAAGCGGTGAGAAGACACGAGGGAGGAAAAGAGCATGAAACACAGGTGGGCAACATGGCACTAACATTCAAGAATGCTATTCACAGCTGCCTCCAGGGCTGAGTCTGCGTCGGCTGGGGACTTTAACAGGTGGGGGCTGTTCTGGCCGGCATGGGGGCCCATGAAGCCACCTGCGCTGTGGCCGCTGGCATTTCCGTCGACAACCATGCTGAGAGAGCAGCCTTGGGTCTTCTTGGGGTCCAGGACACTCTTGATGGCAGTCTCCAGGTGGGCACTGATGGACACCcccggctgctgctgctgtagcGTCCCCCCTCCGGGGTCCTTACAGCCGGGCTGAAGCTCTGTCCTGACCGAGGGGTCCCTCGACCCTCCTCTGAGCTGCACTTCTGTGAGCGTGCCGTCACCATGGCGATGGGTGAAGCACGTCACCATGCTGCTGGTGAGGCACGGGAACTCCCGCGGCAGGTCGGCCATGCTGACTGGATCTGCTCCCCCAAGGGGACTAACCTGCTCACCCTTTCCTGTCTGTGAGGGCTTCGGCAGACAGCAGAAATCCTCCAGGTAGCCCTCTGGAAGAGGAAGAGCGATCACACGGTGCACCTCGCATCACACCATTAAATCACACCTGCTACCCCAGCTCTGCTAGGAGCTCCAGCCGCCTACGTGTTCATCTCAGTACCAGCACAGCAAATTCAACTAATAAGCTAAATACCATTCCCAGTTGTTTGGGCTGGTAAAGTATATGATTCTACCGCTTCCATGCGACTTCTGAAGTCGACATGATTCTGGCTTAATACGAGGGGGGAGGGTGGTCTGACAGCTGGATAAACATGCAAGTCAGCCCGTGTGAGAGAAGAGGCAGGCTGacaagcagccctgtttgcttCATGGACTGAAACACGCAGACATTATAAAGAGAAAACTAAAAGGACACTGGCCTTCATTCCAGGATCCTCTGTGAATCAGACTGTTGATTAATCCAATGATTTCCTCAAAAAAATGATACAGGAGTGGGCGAAGTACCATGCCTCCGTCCCTGACTCACCTGGGTCCACCATGGCCAATCGCTTGTCCTGTGTTAGACAGCGCCTCTCCTCTTGGTTGAATGTCCTGTCAATCATCACTATCTCTGATGAGGGACACATCCGCTAGAGAAATGGCAGAccgatatttatttttatgttagaGGGAGAAGTATTTTGTGTTGTGCTAAACCACCAGGTAGACTTGAGATTATCAGATTATCACTGGGCTCAGAAGAACAGAATGCAGCATATCCCTTGCATGCAGAATGTATCACTGTTCGAGCCGATGTAAGACTCCTATGTACTATGACAAAGTGCTTACTTCAGCCTCGACCAGTAGGAGGCGCTGGTATTTGTTCAGCATGGCCTGGGTTCGCTTAAGGGCATGTGAAGCTGCCTCTTCAAACTCCTCGTCCACTTTGATGAAAGGGAGGCACATCATTAGTGTCTGTTGGCCCTATGAAGGCTGCGATTGCAGTTGCTTCCTGTAAGGGAAACTGGAAGACGGTACCTTTTCTGAGGTCATCGCTGGAAGGCAGGGCCCCCTGGAACACGTGGAAAGCAAAGAGCCGGCGGGCTGCATCCTCAAGGGAGGAGAATGGTGACCGGTCTGGTGCCAGAGCCCTGGCCTGGTCCCACTGGACCTGCTGGAGGATCCTGCAATATTGCAACATCAGGCAGGTCAGCATGGACTCATACACAGAGTCAGAGTCTCATACCGAGCTAAGcagaggcaggtaaaaataaataaaaaaggcaGAGAGGGAGAAGCATGCCGACATGGAGGACAAGCTGGCACTAACATGTCACTCTTGGTCAGCTGGCGGGGGGCAGGTCTTTTCAGCATGCTGACCTGCGTGGGGAAGAAATTGGCTAATTAAAATCACACCTCACCTGACATTCGCCCTTAACAGCGGGCACTGGCCTCTCAGGGGCCCTACACTCAGTGTGGAAGGTACTCACCTGACTGCCGACTGTGGGAGCAGAGCCAAGCTGGTTTGGCAAGTACACCACCGTTTCCAGGGCTGCAGATGCCTTCAACGCTGCAGGAAAAAGCAAGTGTTACTTCACAAACATCAAGCTGGCCAATGTTCAAACAAGATGATGGacatgtgtggtgtgtgtgcatgtgggtcCTAACATCAGTCTTAGAAACAGTCTACCGACTGTGGTCTCCGCAGTGGAGTTATCACCCATGGGCTCTGGAAGATTTTACCTGAGTGGCCTAGCAGGTTGACCAGCTGTGGTTGCCTCTGCCCATCTTGCATCTTGGTAACACTTGGTGTGAATTGCGAGTCCTGGAAGGAAAAAGAAAGTTTAGTGCTGGTCCAggcaagaaatggagaaatgcaGTGCCTTATGGGGCCTCAGGACATGCCGAAGTATGACATCACATCAAGGTCCATTCGGTGCCTGAATACTCGCCTGGTTCTGATGGGGTAAATGCGTCTCAGGCTGCAGCTGGCGGGTGGAGTCCTGCTCCCGGGAAACCAGGAACTGCGATCCCAGCTGAAGCTCCTGCCCCCCCGGAAGCGCCGTCCCTTGCATCGTCTGCACCTGAGTCGCATACCCAACGCTGGCCGAATCCGTAGCATTGACAAGCGCATAGTGGCTCTGAACGGGGGCAGATCCCAGTGCGCTGGAGCTGGCGGTGAAGGCCACAGGGGCTTTTGCTGCAACTGCTGGGCTCTGAGACATTTGGACTAAAGCTGGGGAGCACTGTCCCAGCTGGCTACTCACCACGCTCTGGTTCACCACCAGCTGCCCCGCTGTCAAAAAGTTCTGCCCAGAGACAAGCTGCACAGCCATGCTCTGATTGGTCAAGAATGCCCCAGAATAGGTGCTGGTGGCAGTCTGAGTCACGAAGCCTTGGTTGGACGTACCCTGGACCTGTGTCTGTAAGACCTGCCCATTCAGGGCCTGGACGGCGGGTGTGGCTGTGCCTGGGGTAAAAGGCAGAGAGGAGGGCAGCCGGTATTGCCCCAGGGGTAAGCTGGTCTGATGCTGCTGCCCCACAGCCGAATGGATCACTATGCTGCCCGAGTGGTTGGCCacctgggggcccaaggcaggcTTCTGGAGGCCTGGCTGGTTCACAATGTTAACAGTCATCTGTTGGGGGCTCTGGGTGGGGCCAGCAGTGTAGGTGCCACTGCCAGGGGCTGGGCCTTGGGGCTGCAGACCCAAGCCACTGACACTGTATACAGTCTGGCCCCCTACCTGTAAAGGCTTAGGCTGAATGGGCTTAACCAGCATCTGTGGGGAGGGACCTCTCTGGATAATGATGTTCTGAAGGGGTATGGGCGTCGTACTGCCTTTGAAGGGCATGGACACCTGGCCGCTGCCTGCAGAGGGGCTGAACGTGGCTCCCGGTGTTGCCCCAGTGGCACATGATGGCCTCTGCACCAATGCGCCCCCTGCTAGCCCGGGCGAGTCGGGCTGACCTGGCTGCAACAGGATCTGAGGCCGCTCCAAGCCGCTGATAGTCACCATAGAGGTGGGCTCGCCGAAAGATCCCATTAGCTGGATGTGGGCGGCCGATCCATTTGGCACAGCTGGAGgaggcgccccctggtggaagccCTGGGACTGTACTCCGGTGAACTGTGCACAGGGAGACATGCCGACACCCCCGGACACAAGCTGTTGAGGGAATGCCAAGGAGGAGGTGGGAGATTCCAGGAGAGCCTCCTGCGCCAGGGTCTGCTCCGTGATGTCGGCCTCCTGCAGAGACTTCTGGAGGATGTCGAAGGGCTGCTCCTCCCCCAGCTCTGCTGCCGACGGTGAGGCCCTCCCCAGCTCCTCCTCGATGAACTGAAGGCTGCTGGGGAGCTGCAGCGTGGACCCATCCACCTCGCCCAAGTGGTTGGCAGAGTCGTTCAACACGGAGACAGGGTCGACCTATCAGAGGAGAACGG
Proteins encoded in this window:
- the LOC125726378 gene encoding BRD4-interacting chromatin-remodeling complex-associated protein-like codes for the protein MDDEDDRRLLDIIGDVQALNDYLHGSSNKSIDEDDVANAAFGSASFFISGSVDPVSVLNDSANHLGEVDGSTLQLPSSLQFIEEELGRASPSAAELGEEQPFDILQKSLQEADITEQTLAQEALLESPTSSLAFPQQLVSGGVGMSPCAQFTGVQSQGFHQGAPPPAVPNGSAAHIQLMGSFGEPTSMVTISGLERPQILLQPGQPDSPGLAGGALVQRPSCATGATPGATFSPSAGSGQVSMPFKGSTTPIPLQNIIIQRGPSPQMLVKPIQPKPLQVGGQTVYSVSGLGLQPQGPAPGSGTYTAGPTQSPQQMTVNIVNQPGLQKPALGPQVANHSGSIVIHSAVGQQHQTSLPLGQYRLPSSLPFTPGTATPAVQALNGQVLQTQVQGTSNQGFVTQTATSTYSGAFLTNQSMAVQLVSGQNFLTAGQLVVNQSVVSSQLGQCSPALVQMSQSPAVAAKAPVAFTASSSALGSAPVQSHYALVNATDSASVGYATQVQTMQGTALPGGQELQLGSQFLVSREQDSTRQLQPETHLPHQNQDSQFTPSVTKMQDGQRQPQLVNLLGHSALKASAALETVVYLPNQLGSAPTVGSQVSMLKRPAPRQLTKSDMILQQVQWDQARALAPDRSPFSSLEDAARRLFAFHVFQGALPSSDDLRKVDEEFEEAASHALKRTQAMLNKYQRLLLVEAERMCPSSEIVMIDRTFNQEERRCLTQDKRLAMVDPEGYLEDFCCLPKPSQTGKGEQVSPLGGADPVSMADLPREFPCLTSSMVTCFTHRHGDGTLTEVQLRGGSRDPSVRTELQPGCKDPGGGTLQQQQPGVSISAHLETAIKSVLDPKKTQGCSLSMVVDGNASGHSAGGFMGPHAGQNSPHLLKSPADADSALEAAVNSILEC